AACTCCGTCCACTAGagttaagaagaagaaggaggttGAAGACAGCTCCGAGAGTAGGTTCAAGCTAAGGAACGGAAGGGAGGTTggtctctttttttctttttactgtCTTATTTTGAGATAATCTTTGGTTACTgagaaaatccaaaaaataaatttgcgTTCATGTTTATgctggttttgttttgagaatAATCATATTTTTGGGAAAGTTCAACTGGGGGAAAAGTTAGGTGTGAGAAATTGTGATAAAGACTGGTAAATTGGGATAAGTTTCCTCGTTTTGATTGGTTTTCTTGAGGATGACCCACTCTTTTCTCCCagatttttgaagaaaaagcttACGTTGTGGGTGTTGAGCACAAACGTAGTAATACTGAGGTTTTATTTGGTGTAGAGGAATCACTCAAGGAATTGACCCAGCTAGCTGATACTGCTGGACTTATGGTTGTTGGTTCCACATATCAAAAGTAAGTAGCTTTTATTGCTTACTTCCAGAAGTCTATTTCTGTTttcggaatattttatttacaaattGTTTCCTGTTGGTCACCTAGCATCAAATTCTAACGCTATATGTGATGCAGACTCGTTTCTCCAAACTCAAGGACATACATTGGATCTGGCAAGGTTGCTGAAATCAAGAGTGCAATTAACGCATTGGGTGTTGAGACTGTCATATTTGATGATGAGCTCTCAGCAGGGTATGAAACATTATGAGTGACTTTATTGTTATTTCGTGCATGTTTATGCTTCCTATAGAGACTGATTTATATGAGTTACACGGTTTTATTTTGCCAATACTGGCTCCATTTCCCCTGCATCTATCAATTTGCTGTGCCTGTTGGAACTCTACTTATCAATGTTAGAAGGTTTGGACCAGAATTGAGCTGTCTTCGCTTTAGCTTTAATTTGAGACGTGGAGATCTTACCTGCTTAAACCTCAATTCCTCAATAAAACCTTACCAGCACAAATATGTTTATCGTATACATTTCTCCACTCACTGTCAGCAGTGTCTTATTCTGGAAAACTGCATGAGCCTTTTTTTTCGTCAGCTTCATCTAAATTTTTAAGACATTAGTCTTGGTGTAGAACGAGACTTAACGGTGCACATTTtgagttaattaattttttctttttattcaactgTTACTATTCTAGGCAATTGCGCAATTTGGAAAAGGCTTTTGGTGGGGAAGTTAGAGTTTGTGATCGCACTGCCCTCATTCTGGATATTTTTAACCAGCGGGCAGCAACACACGAAGCAGCTTTACAGGCAAATTATCGTTGCCCTTTTAGTAGTAATAATGTGTTTCGTGCTACTTGAAAATATGCCAGCGTCATACTTGGTATAGTTGGAAGTACAATCTCACTTTTGGATTCAAGTTCTTGTTTGTAGTAATaacttaacaaaaaaaaatagcaattTCCAGAATTTTCATGCTGACAATTGTGATGTTTCTAGGTTGCATTGGCACAAATGGAATACCAGTTACCTCGGCTAACAAAAATGTGGACGCATCTTGAGCGTCAAGCAGGAGGCAAGGTGAAGGGAATGGGTGAGAAACAAATTGAAGTGGATAAACGTATCTTACGTACTCAAGTAAGCCCTGTTAATTGAATGATCAGTGTTCCAGTAATTCATTGCATGATAGAGATGTGAGTTTATCTTAATGCTGCTCCTTTCCATATAAATTGTAGATTACAAACTACAGTTTCCATTAGAgatttttgtttccttcttctttttggtgaattaagatttgactCTGGAAATTGATTTTCATATGCAAATGTCTGTAATGCTAGATTGGTGTTCTCAAGAAGGAGCTAGAATCTGTTCGAAAGCATAGAAAGCAGTACCGGAATCAGCGGCTTTCAGTACCTGTTCCGGTAGTATCTTTGGTAAGTATACGTAGAGCTTGtgtaattcaaaattataTGGATCGTTGTTTCTCCTGTTGTTGATGTTGTGCATGTAATGCTTTGGGAAACTAGGTTGGGTACACTAATGCTGGAAAGAGTACTCTTTTAAATCAATTGACTGGAGCAAATGTGCTGGCTGAGGATCGATTATTTGCAACCCTAGATCCAACCACAAGAAGGGTTCAGGTAGTTTGATCATACTCAGGCAATTTCTTATTACATCATTGATTATGAGTTACTACTGGATAAACAACTGAAGAGTCAAAGATGTAACCATAGATTTTGATGTAGCACCAAACAGGCTTCTGGTTGCATGAAAGTTTAATCAACACGCTATACCATCTTTGATTCTTCCACTGACAATGAGCTACTTCAAGGCCTATAATCCAGAATTTGGAGTTTATGGAATCAGTTAACTTATTTATGCATCTGTTCCAGTTGAAACATCGGGACTTTTACATTGAGTCTATGTAGCATGATTTTAAGTATTTCTCTTGTTGATATGCTAGTCTTTTGgtgaaaaattaatattttgtcTAATAAGTTTATGCTATTTTACTTCCACTTGGTGGTaatatatatgcttgtttcATTCCTTCCAGACGAAGAATGGGAAAGAGTTTCTTCTCACAGATACTGTTGGTTTCATTCAGAAGTTACCAACCACAGTGGTGAGATACTAGCACAATTTATTGATGAATCTGCCGCCACTTCTGCAGTTTaatttcatctctctctctctcctttatcTTTCCCCTGTTCATTTTCAACTTAGCTGCAAGAAAAAGGTTTTGATGAATGTCAATCCAATTTCAGAGTCAAGCTAATGATATCTTTAACGTTTTTCCACCAACTGCATCTTTCAGGTTGCTGCCTTCAGAGCAACACTGGAGGAGATATCAGAGTCATCATTATTAGTGCATGTGGTGGATATCAGGTACAAGTTGggaaaacatattaaaatgatgCACTTGTGATGATGGACATTGTTATCTTATTAGATGTTGATATCCACTTCAGTCATCCGCTAGCTGAGCAACAGATAGATGCTGTGGACAAAGTTTTGTCAGAACTAGATGTGTCCTCAATTCCAAGGTTGATGGTGTGGAATAAGGTACAGTGAATCTTCTTGGTGGCTCTGTTATCCATCCAATGTAAAGGCACTCTATTTTATCATCATATCTGTGTATTGTGTGGTTATACTGTTTTTTTATCGTCACCTTAGggaatttctttttcacttcTGTGGTGTTTGTTCTCCCTTGTAATCTTTACACGAGATTGATGATACGCAGCTACCTTTTTCCAGGTTGATAAGGTTAGCAATCCTGAAAGCATCAAGTTGGAAgcagaaaagagagatgatgTTGTTTGCATATCTGCTCTGAGCGGCGAGGGTGTAAATGAATTCTGCAATGCAGTCCAGGAAAAATTGAAGGTATGTGTGCTTGTTTCACCGTTTCTTTTTTGATACTCAAGAGTGGAGTTCGTGCTTCTATAAATTGAAAGATAACgttatattttgtttaacAGGACTCTATGGTATGGGTGGAAGCCTTGATCCCGTTTGAAAAAGGGGAGCTTCTCAGCACCATACACAAGGTTGGAATGGTGGAGAGAACGGTAAGTATCCCGTGAATGTTGATTTTTAATTCTACTATcttgttttacttttcttttggtatgtGTCTCAGTTACATAGTCGTTCTCAACATTTTGTATATTTACTTTATAGGAACATACAGACAAAGGGACACTGATCAAGGCACACGTCCCACTACGGTATGCGAGGCTGCTAACACCATTGAGGCAACTGTGCATATCATGATCTCAATTTTCTTCAATGACACAGAGAAATATGTGTAATTATTCTGttgtagatatatatatatatatatatgtataatttttcTGTTGGGTGTAAGGTGCTTATTAGAAACTAGATACAGACCACAGATGTAACCAAATGCATTTCTTGTCAGATAAATTTCTGACATCTTAAACTCAGCCTTTCTCCATCTTAGTGtgttattatgaatttttttagttgCCTTGCACAAAATAATTGTACCGCGCTGGGCCTTGTAAAAAAGTTCTTAAATTCACACAACACAAAGTTAGCGTGTGGGTGGTTGGATGTACTTGAAAATCCCATGATGGCCGATGACGCTGGTCCAACTTGAGGTTTCTATATATAGCAAAGTCTCAACTAATCATCGAAATTGAAACAGTCGCACTTATCTGAAATCAGAAGTTTGAAACTTAAAATGGGTCAGAAACCTCCTAGGGGATTTCAAATTGTTGCTCTCAACTTGTCCGTGTTCTGCAAAACTGAGGCTTCATAGCTAATATTGAGATGAACTAGGCCTTAGCCTTAGCCTACCTAATACTCAAACCGCGTTGGGATTTTGCAGAAGCAAAAGAGACGCACTCTCTTTTGAGACCATGTGATATATTGATTGATTAAAGTGATGCAAACTGTAGccaaaaggagagagagaataaaaagTGATATCGGAGCAGGTGATACCAGAAACACCGGAAACCCAACCCTCTTTCACAGAAAGGAAAGCAACTAAATATACGTAATATCAAGTTGACATTGTCAATTTGTCGTCTGTCATAGACTCATAGCTAGCTCCTTATCCAGAGTAGGTGATTCAGTGAGGATTTGGTAGGAGAGTGGTTAATTTTCTCTATAAATTAAGAAGGTGCCATGCAGCAATCAAGCAAGCCAGACACTGAAATCTTTGGACTTGAAAAATTAGTCTTAAAGAGTTGGATTGAATTATCAATAACCATGGCAGTCTTCAAAGTGAGTTTCTTAGGtcttgtggtggtggtgatggcaTTGTTCTCAGCCAGTACTCTGTCCCTAGCTCACCCCGCCGGTTTCAACTTCGGGTGGGGATCCGGGTGGGGCAGTGAACCTAGTAGGGGTCATGGTGGATATGCACCAGCTGGCGGGTCTTTTGGTCTTTTTCCGCAATTCTATCAGTTCTCATGCCCTCAAGCTAATGACATTGTCATCTCTGTTTTACAGCAGGCCATTGCGAGGGAGCCCAGGGTGGCTGCCTCTTTGCTTAGGCTTCACTTCCATGACTGCTTTGTTCAggtaattttcaaattcaaaggtCTTTTGCCATTTACAAAGATTATTTATTGCCGCCACTAGTTgattgcatatatataaagtcatatttatatacgtgCATGGCTTAATGTTATTATGATATGATGATTGGCTACAGGGCTGTGATGCGTCGGTGCTATTGGACGACAGCACGACGATAGCCAGCGAAAAGAGGTCGGGTCCAAACAGGAATTCGCTGAGAGGATTTGAAGTGATAGATGAGATCAAGGCCAAGTTGGAAGAAGCATGTCCCCAAACTGTCTCTTGTGCTGACATTCTTGCTCTGGCTGCAAGGGGGTCCATTGTTCTAGTAAGAAACCAAATTATAGTTAATTAGTATAATTAAGCCTCAACTATTTAATTACTACTACTAACAAGTGAAGTTGGTGGAATGGAACAGAGCGGTGGGCCTAATTGGGATTTACCACTAGGAAGGAGAGACTCAAGAACTGCTAGCCTGAGTGGCTCAAACAGCAACATCCCCGCACCAAACTCAACTCTCTCAACCCTCTTAACCTTCTTCAAGCGTCAAGGCCTCGACGAAGTAGACCTAGTTGCACTCTCAGGTActtcaattatatataatcCATCATTATTATCTTTTGATTATTTCTGCAAACGAACACTTAATGATATGATTTTGATGAATGCAGGAGGGCATACCATTGGGGTTGCGAGGTGCGTGACGTTCAAGCAGAGGCTGTACAACCAAAAGGGCAACAACCAACCAGACGAGACTCTAGAGAGAAACTACTACTTTGGTTTGAAATCAGTTTGCCCAAGATCAGGTGGTGACAATAACATTAGCCCCTTGGACTTTGCATCCCCTGCCAAATTTGACAACGCCTACTTCAAGCTCATTCTCTTTGGTAAAGGCCTTCTGACTTCAGACCAAGTGCTTCTCACTGGCAATGGCATTGGCAATGCAGGGAAGACCATGGAGCTGGTCAAAACCTATGCAGATGATGAGAGCCTCTTCTTTCAGCAGTTTGCCAAGTCAATGGTTAAGATGGGGAACATCAGGCCTCTCACTGGATCCAAGGGTGAAGTTAGAAACAATTGCCGCCGacttaattaataaactgctttAACTTCTATATGCTTAATCCAAAGagtgtttgtttggtttaaGGTACGTAACCTTCGATTCTTGTAAACCAAACCTATGAAATattaatgaatgaatgagAATTTTCTAGTAACTTTGTGACTTTGTTGATTGATCCCACCATTTCTTAATTaacccttttttccttttcttaagGGGGCTTTTTAAACTTTAATCCAAGGTTCCTCCAGATAACGCAATTAGCTCTTTTCCAATTTCGGCTTTTCTTAATGACATGGACACAAAAacacagaaaataaaacatatcTTAATAATATCTTAATGAAggtccttttctttcttggtgGTTGATGCCTTTCCAGGAACATACATATTCTTGTACCAAACCCAAGTATGTATCAATTCTTTCTCCATTCATAATGCCCAACTTTTCACGTGTTTACTCTTCCCAAACTTCTTTTTCGCTTGCCTTTGCTTCcacttttattcttatttttttcccctcatCTTTTTTCTATTCTTGTACCAAAAGTATAAGGTTAACTgtaacacaaattaatgtaaaCCATAATGATTTACAtcccagaaaataaaaaatgggtCATTCTATAGGGAGGGTAAGGCCCTAGAGGCCTTATCTTTTAACGTTAGATCAAACTAATCAATTTGATTTAACGAGTAAGAGATAGAACCTCATCTAAGAATAAGACCCTTGCTAGAATTCTTGAATAAAAACCTAAGCGTCAACTATAAGCCCAAGAAAAGCTTAGCCCAAAAGAAGCTTAAGGAAGCGTGCGTAACTTTTAAGTCCAAAAATGTTCGTATAAAAACGCGAGTCCAAAAGCCCTCTGGGATTCAGTTGTCGAGCCCACACCACAAGTTTCAACTACGAGTCTACGACGCTGAAGTTATATCAAGTTAAATattctgaagaaaaaaaaatctcagaTTTGATCTTACACATCGTGCTTGCCGTTGCAGATCGGAGTTTTCAAATGATATGAAATTTATGAAATCGGGAAAAGCTTAAGAGATTCATGGGGAAGCCGGCAAATGCATGGATGGGAAtgcagaagaagaaatggtCTTTGATGGTTCTGGCGCTGTTTTCTCTCTCCACTGCCATGGTTTTCTTCATGAGAACTGCGTTTGATTCATGCAACGCAAACACCAGCAGTAGTTTCGAGGAAGGAAGAGATAGAGCCAGTGAGGTGGTTCACTCAGCAGGTCGAGCCGGGAGCGGCGGGCCGAGCCCTCTGGATTTCATGAAGTCCAAGCTGGTTCTCTTAGTTTCCCATGAGCTCTCTCTTTCTGGTAaatctcatttttcttcactttttttttcttcttttcgtATGTTTCTCGGAAttggaaaggaagaagaaaagttaaaattaaaaaaaaaaaaaattatagaagaaaaaagtaaagaaagtGCTTAAAGTTGTGTGttcctctttttttccctctttcttTTAACTGTCTCGTCTTGTTTTTTCTTGACGAAATACAAACAGGGGGTCCTTTATTATTGATGGAGCTAGCGTTCTTGTTAAGAGGAGTGGGAGCTGAGGTTGTTTGGATAACAAACCAGAAACCAGAGGAGGCTGATGAGGTGATTTACAGTTTGGAGAATAAAATGCTGGACCGAGGAGTACAGGTGTCATTTCTTTTACTTCATTtccaaattcaatttttctaaGCAGCAGCATCACTGCAAGATGCTCTCTTAAGCTTTACAGCTCTCAGTCTCTGACATTGCTTCATTGCTAAAACATGTCTCCAGaatcatatatgaaaagaTGTTTCTGGTTTCATTGGCATTTACTTTTTTGAAATTAAGAATATATGTTACACTATGCTATGGACGTCTGAAATAACCAATTTATGTATTCTTCCATAAAATAACCAGATAAATGAATGACTACAAGTTCTGTATAGTGGGTTGTGGAACTGTGTAGTTCTGCTCTGTAACTAAGACGTaagtttttcaatttatcATTAAAAATAACTGGAAAATTGAACCATCAGATGTAAAACTTTTGCTAATGGATCAAGTTGCTTAAATTTCACCGTTCTTTCCTCCCTAATGTACAATTGAGCTGGTGTCtctattaaaagaaaatcGATGCCTCCAGCTGTAGTTGAATGTTTGAACTTAAAGTGTGCTAATTGAGTATCTGTTGTTTCGGAATATAACTGCCCATTCCTCATGGTCTTTATGGCATTGGCTGTATCATTAGTAATTCTTacatttgaaatttgatcaTCTACAAGCATATAAACATAAAGCCTAGGCATTGACAGTAACCAAGGACAGGCAGGCCATTGTGGCCTTGCTATGTCTCGTTTCCTGATTTATTCTCtgattcttaattttttattttttatttttatttgggaaGAAACAACTGTGCTTTATAAGTAACTGGGATCTCAATTTTTTCTGTTATGTTACTATGAGTATATTATTTTGAGCATagtgttctttctctttgggtGTCCCTATACTCGTTGGTCTtctaattatgaatttttcaaCACCTGTTAGGTCTTCCCTGCAAAGGGCCAAAAAGCTATAGATACAGCTCTGAAGGCTGATTTGGTTGTTTTAAATACTGCTGTTGCTGGAAAATGGCTCGATGCCGTTCTCAAGGAAAATGTTCCTCGTGTTCTTCCAAAGGTGTTGTGGTGGATTCATGAAATGCGAGGGCATTATTTCAAAGTGGAGTATGTTAAGCATCTCCCTTTTGTTGCAGGTGCCATGATAGACTCGCATACAACAGCAGAATATTGGAAGAACAGGACTCGGGAGCGTTTAGGGTAAGAAGAATGATATGATACATAAAATTACATGCACCATAGCACGTTCTATCATTCTTCTTGTGGAAATTTTATGTTATCATTTGTAGATTATGCATATTTCGTTTGTGCTTTGTAGGATCAAAATGCCAGATACCTATGTTGTGCACCTTGGAAATAGCAAGGAGCTAATGGAAGTTGCTGAAGATAGTGTATCCAGGAGGGTTCTTCGTGAGCATGTCCGAGAGTCTCTTGGAGTGCGAAATGAAGATCTACTCTTTGCCATCATAAATAGTATGCTTTCTTTGTTATTACTTTAAGTTTCTATGTTTGTGTACTTTACTGTTCTCATTAGactcaaaataattaaatttaaatttaaaatggGTATCAGAGTAGAGATTGCAATTTTGAATTCCTGCAACTAAAAAACCCCCCCAATTTGTGTTGAATTTCACGTGTTTGGCTCATTAGTGGTGACAACAAGCTCATATCCTAACAACTAAAGTTTTTTGGGGTAGAGATAAACATACAAAATGCGTCATTTCTCATCTTccattgttttcacttttatttGAGGAAAGATTGCTATGGTGGCCTGATTTTGTAGTAGTTTGGTTGGGTTTGAGTCCTTCACTTTACAAGTACTTTCTTTGAGATGTTGTCATTATACCAGATCCTGAATTGCAAGAATGGGATCTACTGCCTCTTTGTTTTATATCCATAAGTTATCATAACGTTTGCAATACGTTGCCAGTTTAGTTATCTGTTTATCTTTGCACTACTCTAGTTCATATGCATTTCTTTATTCGATTATATATTCAAAGGACTATGCGTGATATAATTTCAGGTGTTTCACGTGGAAAAGGTCAGGATCTATTTCTCCGTTCCTTTCACGAAAGTCTGCAAATTAtcaaggagaagaaattgcaGGTGCCATCTATGCATGCAGTAGTAGTAGGAAGTGATATGAGTAAGCAGACAAAATTTGAAACAGAGCTGCGCAACTTTgtgatagagaaaaaaattcaggATCGTGTTCACTTTGTGAATAAAACCCTGACTGTAGCTCCGTATCTGGCTGCAATTGATGTTCTTGTCCAGAATTCTCAGGTAGATTGCACTTAATTCGTGCTAACTTGTGCAAGAGAATTCAAATCTTGCTGCATTGTTTTCTTACATATGAAGATTAACTTTGTAATCATGTGTAGGCCCGAGGAGAGTGCTTTGGAAGGATAACTATTGAAGCAATGGCCTTTCAGCTGCCTGTACTGGTATGTCCTTTACTTCACAGTAGTACTTCATTTTCTGGTGCATCATTTACCAGACATGTGGTTCATCCAGATTGCAGTTTATTCATATCTTCTTGAAAAATTGTTCACCAGTTGTGTTAGCATTTCTGTGAATATATGGTCAACTTTATTTCGGTATTATGTTAGTTTCCAAttaactatttttttgttttcttttgagtcATTCCAGGGCACGGCAGCTGGGGGTACCATGGAGATTGTGGTGAATGGCACAACAGGACTGCTGCATCCTGTTG
The window above is part of the Prunus dulcis chromosome 1, ALMONDv2, whole genome shotgun sequence genome. Proteins encoded here:
- the LOC117613944 gene encoding peroxidase 9, with the protein product MAVFKVSFLGLVVVVMALFSASTLSLAHPAGFNFGWGSGWGSEPSRGHGGYAPAGGSFGLFPQFYQFSCPQANDIVISVLQQAIAREPRVAASLLRLHFHDCFVQGCDASVLLDDSTTIASEKRSGPNRNSLRGFEVIDEIKAKLEEACPQTVSCADILALAARGSIVLSGGPNWDLPLGRRDSRTASLSGSNSNIPAPNSTLSTLLTFFKRQGLDEVDLVALSGGHTIGVARCVTFKQRLYNQKGNNQPDETLERNYYFGLKSVCPRSGGDNNISPLDFASPAKFDNAYFKLILFGKGLLTSDQVLLTGNGIGNAGKTMELVKTYADDESLFFQQFAKSMVKMGNIRPLTGSKGEVRNNCRRLN
- the LOC117615493 gene encoding GTPase HflX isoform X3, with amino-acid sequence MVVGSTYQKLVSPNSRTYIGSGKVAEIKSAINALGVETVIFDDELSAGQLRNLEKAFGGEVRVCDRTALILDIFNQRAATHEAALQVALAQMEYQLPRLTKMWTHLERQAGGKVKGMGEKQIEVDKRILRTQIGVLKKELESVRKHRKQYRNQRLSVPVPVVSLVGYTNAGKSTLLNQLTGANVLAEDRLFATLDPTTRRVQTKNGKEFLLTDTVGFIQKLPTTVVAAFRATLEEISESSLLVHVVDISHPLAEQQIDAVDKVLSELDVSSIPRLMVWNKVDKVSNPESIKLEAEKRDDVVCISALSGEGVNEFCNAVQEKLKDSMVWVEALIPFEKGELLSTIHKVGMVERTEHTDKGTLIKAHVPLRYARLLTPLRQLCIS
- the LOC117615493 gene encoding GTPase HflX isoform X1; this translates as MSACFSCSLIRSSPLIQDPYLSWPLAKLVRPISSLRLRKYSNASPRIVVRAIEQGLGVVSTDDVSLLQDPPLIDVDTIEFVNEEVHGVIVGVADTKSEDEALTPSTRVKKKKEVEDSSESRFKLRNGREIFEEKAYVVGVEHKRSNTEVLFGVEESLKELTQLADTAGLMVVGSTYQKLVSPNSRTYIGSGKVAEIKSAINALGVETVIFDDELSAGQLRNLEKAFGGEVRVCDRTALILDIFNQRAATHEAALQVALAQMEYQLPRLTKMWTHLERQAGGKVKGMGEKQIEVDKRILRTQIGVLKKELESVRKHRKQYRNQRLSVPVPVVSLVGYTNAGKSTLLNQLTGANVLAEDRLFATLDPTTRRVQTKNGKEFLLTDTVGFIQKLPTTVVAAFRATLEEISESSLLVHVVDISHPLAEQQIDAVDKVLSELDVSSIPRLMVWNKVDKVSNPESIKLEAEKRDDVVCISALSGEGVNEFCNAVQEKLKDSMVWVEALIPFEKGELLSTIHKVGMVERTEHTDKGTLIKAHVPLRYARLLTPLRQLCIS
- the LOC117615493 gene encoding GTPase HflX isoform X2; protein product: MSACFSCSLIRSSPLIQDPYLSWPLAKLVRPISSLRLRKYSNASPRIVVRAIEQGLGVVSTDDVSLLQDPPLIDVDTIEFVNEEVHGVIVGVADTKSEDEALTPSTRVKKKKEVEDSSESRFKLRNGREIFEEKAYVVGVEHKRSNTEVLFGVEESLKELTQLADTAGLMVVGSTYQKLVSPNSRTYIGSGKVAEIKSAINALGVETVIFDDELSAGQLRNLEKAFGGEVRVCDRTALILDIFNQRAATHEAALQVALAQMEYQLPRLTKMWTHLERQAGGKVKGMGEKQIEVDKRILRTQIGVLKKELESVRKHRKQYRNQRLSVPVPVVSLTKNGKEFLLTDTVGFIQKLPTTVVAAFRATLEEISESSLLVHVVDISHPLAEQQIDAVDKVLSELDVSSIPRLMVWNKVDKVSNPESIKLEAEKRDDVVCISALSGEGVNEFCNAVQEKLKDSMVWVEALIPFEKGELLSTIHKVGMVERTEHTDKGTLIKAHVPLRYARLLTPLRQLCIS
- the LOC117614987 gene encoding uncharacterized protein LOC117614987 — translated: MGKPANAWMGMQKKKWSLMVLALFSLSTAMVFFMRTAFDSCNANTSSSFEEGRDRASEVVHSAGRAGSGGPSPLDFMKSKLVLLVSHELSLSGGPLLLMELAFLLRGVGAEVVWITNQKPEEADEVIYSLENKMLDRGVQVFPAKGQKAIDTALKADLVVLNTAVAGKWLDAVLKENVPRVLPKVLWWIHEMRGHYFKVEYVKHLPFVAGAMIDSHTTAEYWKNRTRERLGIKMPDTYVVHLGNSKELMEVAEDSVSRRVLREHVRESLGVRNEDLLFAIINSVSRGKGQDLFLRSFHESLQIIKEKKLQVPSMHAVVVGSDMSKQTKFETELRNFVIEKKIQDRVHFVNKTLTVAPYLAAIDVLVQNSQARGECFGRITIEAMAFQLPVLGTAAGGTMEIVVNGTTGLLHPVGKEGTTSLKNNIVKLATHVERRLTMGKKGYERVKERFLEPHMAQRIALVLREVLQKAKSRTNS